In a genomic window of Nostoc sp. UHCC 0870:
- the cobO gene encoding cob(I)yrinic acid a,c-diamide adenosyltransferase codes for MTSDTPEALESDKEIERLIDEIMSANLTDEQYREKMQRRKEVQERRIASAVPEKGLIIVNTGNGKGKTTAALGMVLRSLGHGYKVAIVQYIKGSWEPSEKKVFSLWADQIEFHAMGEGFTWETQDRDRDLEKASAAWEKSLEFIRNPDFQVVLLDEINIALKMGYLQVDEVLAGLAEKPPNKHVILTGRGAPAAIIDRADLVTEMTLVKHPFRDQNVKAQPGIEF; via the coding sequence ATGACAAGTGATACACCAGAAGCATTAGAATCAGATAAGGAAATTGAGCGTTTAATTGATGAAATAATGTCAGCCAATCTGACTGATGAACAGTACCGCGAAAAAATGCAGCGTCGTAAAGAAGTACAAGAACGACGCATAGCATCAGCTGTGCCAGAAAAAGGGTTAATTATTGTCAATACTGGTAACGGTAAAGGGAAAACAACCGCCGCCTTGGGTATGGTGTTGCGATCGCTTGGTCATGGTTACAAAGTAGCCATTGTCCAATACATCAAAGGTTCGTGGGAACCTTCAGAAAAAAAGGTGTTCAGCCTTTGGGCAGACCAAATAGAATTTCACGCAATGGGGGAAGGCTTCACCTGGGAAACCCAAGACCGCGATCGCGATTTGGAAAAAGCCAGCGCAGCTTGGGAAAAATCACTAGAATTTATCCGCAACCCTGATTTTCAGGTGGTGCTATTAGATGAAATTAATATTGCGCTTAAAATGGGATATTTACAAGTTGATGAAGTGTTAGCTGGTCTAGCAGAAAAGCCACCCAATAAACACGTCATCCTCACTGGTAGAGGCGCACCCGCCGCTATCATTGACCGTGCTGACCTAGTTACAGAGATGACCCTGGTTAAGCATCCTTTCCGTGATCAAAACGTCAAGGCGCAACCAGGGATTGAGTTTTAG
- a CDS encoding DUF6508 domain-containing protein: MSNQITLENIDNILTFVTLFSNQDCQLYDIQTEPLTLDPYNYSKEFHRFITALYTEKFVISFDWTNWQHEANLFITTPELLNVADISTIQKLFTSHVRKERFCSGHLAQLIDNGHFLTILQRLQVIYKDLI; encoded by the coding sequence ATGTCTAATCAGATTACGCTAGAGAATATTGATAATATACTTACCTTTGTAACATTATTTTCTAATCAAGACTGCCAGCTATATGACATACAAACAGAACCTCTAACGTTAGACCCCTACAACTATTCTAAAGAATTTCATCGATTCATCACAGCACTTTACACAGAAAAATTTGTCATATCTTTTGATTGGACAAATTGGCAGCATGAAGCGAATCTTTTTATAACTACTCCCGAATTATTAAATGTAGCCGATATTTCTACAATACAGAAATTATTTACTAGCCACGTTCGTAAAGAACGTTTTTGTAGTGGACATCTAGCACAACTAATAGATAATGGTCATTTTTTGACAATATTGCAGCGACTACAAGTCATCTATAAGGATTTAATTTGA
- a CDS encoding FdhF/YdeP family oxidoreductase, with amino-acid sequence MDNLPESKSSSPAGGGLPVIQYWVEQTLSPQGLKLWQTLNHKSACLSCAWGTGGQKGGFVNEAGEYLQRCAKSVEAIAAELQPGIKRDFFQVHSISELQKLDSQGCDRLGRLSYPVILRSGSSHYQRITWEEVYHIATQAFNLPPARIASYSSGRSSNEAAYLLQLFMRSLGSNNLADCSDLCHAPSTVGLKKVFGSGTSMVSLESLKHSDCIVLIGSNAPANHPRLMNELIKLRERGGKVIIINPQIEIGLVKFASPAFPIKSLLTGGSDISSLYLQPIPGSDTALFVGLQKSLIAQNLIKTDYLKSYTQNWQEVVNYANNISWDSITNTCGLSQEEITAAAYMIGTSARVVFAWAMGITQHANGVDNIFSIANTALITGNAGKIGAGTMPIRGHSNVQGFGSMGVTVNLREEIKQALSQLLGKPLNETPGYHTRDLITAAELGRIDTLFCLGGNLYAANPDLHQAKQALSQINTIFYVATKPNLGHFHGLGKQHTLILPVFNRFENPHKTTTESGNNFVRLNNAGKSHLQSPNADLISEVELITEIAHRLHDESPINWRKLQDTVYVRELIAKTIPDYQKISTIDQTKEEFMIEGRILDEPKFPTSDGKAQMFVTPLPQLSVPTKSEFGVAENQPGIVVILGTGRSYGQHNTVVYRSEDKYRGMSHRHCILMNPLDVRKAGFQEHQRVIVKGDRGELDNIEIICGAILEGVAFMFYPEANVLFKAKIDPQSGTPAYKRVPVCIMASSIPYL; translated from the coding sequence ATGGATAATTTACCCGAAAGCAAGTCTAGCTCCCCTGCTGGGGGTGGTTTACCTGTAATTCAGTATTGGGTAGAGCAAACTCTCTCACCGCAGGGATTAAAATTATGGCAAACTCTCAATCATAAAAGTGCGTGTTTATCTTGCGCGTGGGGTACGGGTGGACAAAAAGGGGGGTTTGTTAATGAAGCGGGAGAATATTTACAACGCTGTGCTAAAAGTGTAGAGGCGATCGCTGCGGAATTGCAACCAGGGATTAAACGAGATTTTTTCCAAGTACATAGTATCAGTGAATTACAAAAACTGGATTCTCAAGGGTGCGATCGCTTGGGTAGATTAAGTTATCCTGTCATTCTCAGATCAGGTTCATCCCATTATCAACGTATAACCTGGGAAGAAGTTTACCACATCGCTACACAGGCTTTTAATTTACCACCGGCACGAATTGCTAGTTATAGTTCGGGACGTTCATCTAATGAAGCGGCTTATTTACTACAATTATTCATGCGATCGCTAGGTAGTAATAATCTAGCAGACTGTTCAGATTTGTGTCACGCACCCTCAACAGTGGGGTTAAAGAAGGTTTTCGGCTCAGGTACATCAATGGTAAGCCTAGAGAGCTTAAAACATAGTGATTGTATTGTTTTAATTGGTTCTAACGCACCTGCAAATCATCCGCGACTGATGAACGAATTAATCAAATTGCGGGAAAGAGGCGGTAAAGTAATTATTATTAATCCTCAAATTGAAATCGGTTTAGTTAAATTTGCATCTCCCGCATTTCCTATCAAATCTTTACTCACAGGCGGTTCAGATATATCTTCTTTATACTTACAACCAATTCCTGGTAGTGATACCGCATTATTTGTAGGACTGCAAAAATCTCTAATTGCCCAGAATTTGATCAAGACAGACTATCTTAAATCCTATACACAAAATTGGCAAGAAGTTGTAAATTACGCTAATAATATATCCTGGGATAGTATCACTAATACCTGTGGTTTATCCCAAGAAGAAATCACCGCAGCAGCTTATATGATTGGTACATCAGCGCGGGTAGTTTTTGCCTGGGCTATGGGTATAACTCAACACGCTAATGGTGTAGACAATATTTTTAGTATTGCTAATACAGCCTTAATTACAGGCAATGCTGGTAAAATTGGTGCTGGGACAATGCCAATTCGAGGACATTCTAATGTCCAAGGATTTGGTTCAATGGGTGTCACTGTCAACTTGCGAGAAGAAATCAAACAAGCCCTATCTCAACTATTAGGAAAGCCCTTAAATGAAACTCCTGGTTATCATACCCGTGACTTAATAACAGCAGCAGAATTAGGTAGAATAGATACATTATTTTGTTTAGGGGGAAATTTGTATGCAGCTAACCCCGATTTACACCAAGCAAAACAAGCATTGTCACAAATAAACACTATATTTTATGTAGCAACTAAACCGAACCTAGGACATTTTCACGGATTAGGAAAACAGCATACTTTAATATTACCTGTATTTAATCGCTTTGAAAACCCTCACAAAACAACAACTGAATCTGGTAATAACTTTGTGCGGTTAAATAATGCAGGTAAAAGTCATTTGCAATCACCCAATGCTGACTTGATTTCCGAAGTAGAATTAATTACAGAAATTGCTCATCGTTTACATGATGAAAGCCCGATAAATTGGCGTAAACTGCAAGATACAGTTTATGTGAGAGAATTAATTGCTAAAACTATTCCTGACTATCAAAAAATTAGCACAATTGACCAGACGAAAGAAGAATTTATGATTGAAGGGCGGATTTTGGATGAACCAAAATTTCCCACATCTGATGGTAAAGCGCAGATGTTTGTCACTCCTTTACCACAATTATCAGTACCCACTAAATCAGAGTTTGGTGTGGCAGAAAATCAGCCAGGGATTGTAGTAATTTTAGGCACAGGACGCAGTTATGGTCAACATAATACAGTAGTTTATCGCAGTGAAGATAAATATCGAGGAATGTCCCATCGTCACTGTATTTTAATGAATCCTCTGGATGTCAGAAAAGCCGGATTTCAAGAACATCAGCGAGTCATAGTCAAAGGAGATAGGGGAGAATTAGACAATATTGAAATTATTTGCGGGGCGATTCTTGAGGGTGTAGCTTTTATGTTTTATCCTGAAGCTAATGTGTTATTTAAAGCCAAAATTGATCCGCAAAGTGGCACACCTGCTTATAAAAGAGTTCCGGTTTGTATTATGGCTTCTTCTATACCCTATTTATAG
- a CDS encoding sigma-70 family RNA polymerase sigma factor encodes MTNDFPQKDDTLNQELQKLVNEAKQYPADSQNPTDRAKRRIALNKLINAIKYSGKLSKQTKWLESPQYEDYYHEALQLTFIEICQKIEKYDPQYSVMQWVNIIFSRRMSDVRQKDQKRGMTWLPKQQEIDSLDTLNQEVPVESEISNEEQLKEIIENDPENFLSSQYVKENPQANLKVILLLIIEGKQWKEISEELGVPISTASDFYRRRMRNIVTYLKKYI; translated from the coding sequence ATGACGAATGATTTCCCACAAAAAGACGACACTCTCAACCAAGAACTACAAAAGCTAGTTAATGAAGCCAAGCAATATCCTGCTGACAGTCAAAACCCCACTGACAGAGCAAAACGACGCATAGCTTTAAATAAGCTGATCAATGCTATTAAATATTCTGGGAAATTGAGTAAGCAAACTAAGTGGTTAGAATCACCCCAATATGAAGATTATTATCATGAAGCATTACAACTCACATTCATAGAAATTTGTCAAAAAATAGAAAAATATGATCCACAATATTCTGTAATGCAGTGGGTAAATATAATCTTCTCCCGACGAATGTCGGATGTGAGACAAAAAGACCAAAAAAGAGGAATGACTTGGCTTCCCAAACAGCAAGAAATTGACTCTTTAGATACATTAAACCAAGAAGTACCCGTAGAGAGTGAGATATCTAACGAAGAACAACTAAAAGAAATTATTGAAAATGACCCAGAGAATTTTTTAAGTAGCCAGTATGTTAAGGAAAATCCCCAAGCTAATTTAAAAGTTATTTTGCTATTGATTATAGAAGGTAAACAATGGAAAGAAATTTCTGAAGAATTAGGCGTACCAATTTCAACAGCTTCTGATTTTTATCGCCGCCGAATGCGTAATATTGTCACCTATCTAAAGAAGTATATATAG
- a CDS encoding DUF1822 family protein, translating into MKSITDQLTFSVTLTNKARTIAEEYSKGISNPLKKQQIYLNTLAVYAVDYYLQCMGFATDLEGSDSRDRLTIQLMNVADLNIKNIGKLECRPVLTNTEICEIPPEVWSDRVGYIAVQFNSDFQEATILGFTPQAAAEIPLHQLQSLDDFLIYLSELEIANSSQIEKSPTMVKIGQWLDGFVDAGWQTIEHLLNPQQLGLAFKSTVTMTRGQKIDLGMNLDKISVALVVKISEPKAGEIDILTQVYPIGNNVLPEGVELSIKDESGEDVLSVTSRNEDNWIQLEFSAEVGEKFQIIITHKEFQQTRIFEI; encoded by the coding sequence ATGAAAAGTATCACCGATCAATTAACATTTAGCGTAACTTTAACTAACAAAGCTCGTACTATTGCTGAAGAATATAGCAAAGGAATTTCTAACCCTCTTAAAAAGCAACAAATTTATCTCAATACTTTAGCTGTGTATGCTGTAGATTACTATCTCCAGTGTATGGGATTTGCCACTGATTTAGAGGGGAGTGATAGCCGCGATCGCCTGACAATTCAACTGATGAATGTAGCTGATTTAAACATAAAAAACATCGGTAAATTAGAATGTCGTCCAGTATTAACAAACACCGAAATATGTGAAATTCCGCCCGAAGTTTGGTCAGACAGAGTTGGTTATATAGCAGTACAATTCAATTCCGACTTCCAAGAAGCAACCATTTTAGGTTTTACACCTCAAGCCGCAGCAGAAATTCCTCTACATCAGTTGCAATCCTTAGATGATTTCTTAATTTATTTGAGCGAACTAGAAATAGCTAACTCCTCCCAAATAGAAAAATCACCAACTATGGTGAAAATTGGGCAATGGTTAGATGGATTTGTTGATGCAGGTTGGCAAACTATTGAGCATCTATTAAATCCCCAACAATTGGGATTAGCTTTTAAAAGTACCGTGACGATGACACGAGGGCAAAAAATCGACTTGGGGATGAATCTTGACAAAATCTCTGTAGCTTTAGTAGTCAAAATTTCTGAGCCAAAAGCAGGAGAAATTGACATCTTAACCCAAGTATATCCTATTGGAAATAATGTTTTACCTGAAGGAGTGGAGTTAAGCATTAAAGATGAATCAGGAGAAGATGTTTTATCAGTCACATCAAGAAATGAAGATAATTGGATTCAATTAGAGTTTAGTGCTGAAGTAGGAGAAAAATTCCAAATCATAATCACTCATAAAGAATTTCAACAAACAAGAATATTTGAAATTTAA